The following proteins are co-located in the Nomia melanderi isolate GNS246 chromosome 1, iyNomMela1, whole genome shotgun sequence genome:
- the LOC116427626 gene encoding uridine phosphorylase 1 isoform X3, whose product MDQDILYHLALGSESHDLVAMFGDVKFVCMGGTPKRMEEFAYYIMKEIGHKLPPGTTLLDISQYSYRYSMYKVGPVISVSHGMGIPSVGILLHEVIKLMYHAKVKDPIFFRIGTCGGIGLDSGTVVISESAVDGMLRPYLEQPVLGKLMRRPAKLDRQLARDLKALANRDDPYDTVIGKTMCTDDFYEGQGRLDGAFCEFTENDKMEYLTTLKNAGVVNIEMECLAFAALTHHAGIKSAVVCVTLLDRLKGDQVMTPKEVLNEWQFRPQQLISRYITRYLQQKGRLSLEGHGSMSVKSPRRFKLVQQESKTYD is encoded by the exons TTCGTCTGTATGGGTGGCACGCCGAAACGAATGGAAGAATTTGCCTACTACATAATGAAGGAAATAGGTCATAAGCTTCCACCTGGAACGACGCTTCTTGACATTAGCCAGTATTCGTATCGGTACTCTATGTACAAAGTTGGACCAGTAATTTCTGTTAGT CATGGTATGGGCATCCCATCGGTTGGAATTCTCCTCCACGAGGTGATCAAGCTAATGTACCACGCAAAAGTGAAAGACCCAATATTCTTTAGGATCGGTACTTGCGGTGGAATTGGCCTTGATAGCGGTACCGTTGTAATTTCTGAATCAGCGGTCGATGGAATGTTGAGGCCTTACTTAGAACAG CCTGTATTAGGAAAATTGATGAGGAGACCTGCTAAGTTGGACCGACAGTTGGCTCGTGATCTGAAGGCACTCGCGAACCGTGACGATCCCTACGATACTGTGATCGGTAAAACGATGTGCACCGACGACTTCTACGAAGGACAGGGTCGGCTGGACGGTGCTTTTTGCGAGTTCACGGAAAACGACAAAATGGAGTATTTAACCACGCTGAAAAACGCCGGCGTCGTTAATATAGAAATGGAATGTCTGGCTTTCGCAGCTCTCACGCATCATGCTGGTATCAAGTCAGCTGTAGTTTGTGTGACACTACTAGATCGACTTAAAGGCGACCAG GTAATGACACCGAAGGAGGTCCTGAACGAATGGCAGTTTCGACCGCAACAGTTGATTTCACGTTACATAACCAGATACCTTCAACAAAAAGGTCGCCTTTCCCTTGAAGGCCACGGATCGATGAGTGTCAAGAGCCCACGTCGATTCAAACTGGTACAACAGGAATCTAAAACCTACGATTAA